The proteins below are encoded in one region of Scomber japonicus isolate fScoJap1 chromosome 2, fScoJap1.pri, whole genome shotgun sequence:
- the smdt1b gene encoding single-pass membrane protein with aspartate-rich tail 1b — protein MATGVLRLSLRLSTRNAAIMSRNTGSKTSNISKMTQSRNAVSTASGAILPKPDKTAFGLIRMTAVVVPFLYVGTLISKNFAALLEEHDIFVPEDDDDDD, from the exons ATGGCGACGGGTGTACTGCGGCTGTCACTGCGGCTCTCCACCAGAAATGCGGCGATAATGAGCCGCAACACCGGCTCGAAAACATCTAACATATCAAAGATGACTCAAAGCCGAAACGCAGTATCAACAGCATCGGGGGCAATCCTACCGAAACCAGACAAA ACGGCGTTTGGTCTTATCCGCATGACAGCAGTGGTGGTGCCTTTCCTGTATGTGGGAACACTGATCAGCAAGAACTTTGCTGCTCTCTTGGAGGAGCACGACATCTTTGTAcctgaagatgatgatgatgatgactaa
- the LOC128365989 gene encoding TRIO and F-actin-binding protein-like gives MFFGQWRKHWFVLNDASLRYYRDSEAEELDDPDGVIDLTSCVNVSDCDVEKNYGLQIQTKRAVFTLSAMTSRIRRNWVKLLKQAIQNNTHQSDTGSQKENPLSQRPSSCQPPTRFTCKDSGFQLLGSSTAAANSHQADHQPHSADGDLEAAVFPATQREEGEGWDREQAKRLEERNKWFEEGISFSEIGSRWDCMELKKGSIPVPVIETMDSEVNRKWIEIEKLSFRDMSAQSLIGAQAQSSTPQAPQSPVSLQTYQSSPGEAEQSVTGSQTDTSCSNEVLPSLNGAQTIQTNRTLQKEALSLRKQVESIKRERAAMGIEVDSPCSPGAPCRARLEAMEVAHQKEMQELQEKHAREIRALEGKRDKMLQEESQAAAKAMEALRAAHREELEKEVEKARKLTEGAAHVDPSYRGHMPQADILHTELDDLSERYSQKCLELSRTEQSSKSRETELGCKERELEQLRRENKELKAKLAEEFSRMRYFITGQRSDTVSPGSNTRTALEVETLLRAKENEVQYLKKEISCLQSEVQSLTKEKEVAYERFKEAYVELSDTKGRSQLEKESLGKHLKLANAALQEGARET, from the exons atgttttttggtCAGTGGAGGAAACACTGGTTTGTTCTGAATGATGCTTCGCTGAGGTACTACAGAGACTCAGAGGCTGAGGAG TTAGATGATCCGGACGGAGTGATCGACTTGACAtcctgtgtgaatgtgtcagaCTGTGATGTGGAGAAGAACTATGGACTGCAGATACAA ACAAAGAGGGCAGTGTTCACTCTTTCTGCTATGACCTCCAGAATACGGCGGAACTGGGTGAAGTTACTAAAGCAGGCGATCCAGAACAACACGCA ccaatcagacacTGGCAGCCAGAAAGAGAACCCCCTCTCCCAGAGACCGTCGTCATGCCAACCCCCTACTCGGTTCACCTGTAAGGACTCTGGCTTTCAACTTCTGGGTTCCTCTACAGCAGCTGCAAACTCCCATCAGGCTGACCACCAGCCCCACTCTGCAGACGGGGATCTGGAAGCAGCCGTGTTTCCAGCCActcagagggaagaaggggagggCTGGGACCGTGAGCAAGCCAAGCGATTGGAGGAGAGGAACAAGTGGTTTGAGGAGGGGATCTCCTTCAGTGAGATTGGCAGCAGGTGGGACTGCATGGAGCTGAAAAAGGGGAGTATACCTGTGCCTGTAATTGAAACTATGGACTCAGAGGTCAACAGGAAGTGGATAGAAATTGAGAAGCTGTCGTTTAGGGACATGAGCGCGCAGTCTCTCATTGGAGCCCAGGCTCAGTCAAGCACCCCACAGGCACCCCAGTCTCCTGTTAGCCTCCAGACTTATCAGTCCAGCCCCGGAGAAGCTGAACAGTCTGTCACTGGGTCACAAACTGATACATCATGCTCAAATGAGGTTCTTCCATCTTTAAATGGTGCCCAAACCATTCAAACAAATAGAACCCTTCAAAAGGAG GCCCTCTCTCTTCGAAAACAAGTGGAGAGCATTAAGAGGGAGCGTGCAGCCATGGGGATAGAGGTGGACAGCCCATGCAGCCCCGGGGCACCCTGTAGGGCCAGGCTGGAAGCCATGGAGGTAGCCCATCAGAAAGAAATGCAGGAGCTGCAGGAGAAGCATGCACGGGAGATCAGGGCgctggagggaaagagagacaagatGCTGCAGGAGGAGAGTCAAGCAGCTGCTAAAG CTATGGAGGCGCTGAGAGCAGCTCACAGGGAGGAGCTGGAGAAAGAGGTGGAAAAGGCCAGGAAGTTGACTGAGGGAGCTGCACACGTGGATCCTTCATACAGAGGGCACAT GCCGCAGGCGGACATCTTGCACACTGAGTTAGATGATCTGTCAGAACGTTACTCTCAGAAGTGCCTGGAGCTGAGCCGTACCGAGCAGAGCAGCAAGAGCAGAGAGACTGAGCTCGGATGTAAAGAAAGGGAGTTGGAGCAGCTCAGGAGAGAGAACAAG GAGCTTAAAGCCAAGCTGGCGGAAGAGTTTAGTCGCATGCGTTATTTCATCACAGGGCAGAGGTCAGACACGGTATCTCCTGGTAGCAACACGCGCACTGCATTGGAAGTAGAG acgCTATTAAGAGCAAAAGAAAATGAGGTGCAATATCTTAAGAAAGAAATTAGCTGTCTACAGAGTGAAGTCCAGTCTCTTACTAAG GAGAAAGAGGTAGCTTATGAGCGCTTTAAGGAGGCCTATGTAGAGCTGAGTGACACGAAGGGTCGTAGCCAGTTGGAGAAGGAATCTCTCGGCAAACACTTGAAACTGGCGAACGCTGCACTACAGGAAGGAGCGAGAGAAACCTGA